TGGGCGTTATCCGCATTCTGTTTTACCGTCGCCGTAATCTGCTCCATGCTGGCGGCAGTTTCTTCCAGAGCCGCCGCCTGTTGCTCGGTACGGGAAGCCAGATCGGTGTTGCCTGCCGCAATTTCCGTCGCGCCGTGGCTGACGGATTCGCTGGTGCTAATCAGCTGCTCGGCGATACCCCTCAACTGTGCCTGCATGGCGTTCATGGCGTAAAAAATACTGCTGTCGTCCTTCGGTTGTACGGGGATGGTTTGCGTTAAATCCCCCTGCGCGACGGACAGGGCGATCTGCGCCGCCTGAGAAGGTTCCCCACCGATAGGACGAGCGACCTTGCGGTTAAATATGATGCCCAGTACGCCGGAAACCACCACGATACTCAGTACCATCAGCAGCAGCCCCAGGTTCCGCTGCTGCACCGTTTTCGCCATCACCACATTGACCGGAGCTGACAGGCCGAGTATCCAAGGCGTGCCGGTATTGCCGATGGTGACTGGCACATACACGTTAAACGCTGGCGTGTTCAGCACAGCATTGTCACGTTCAATCTGATAAGGCTGCCCTGTCGTGACATGCTCAAGCAGCGTTGGGTCGTTTTCAATTTTTTTGGTCACCCGGGCTTTGTCTGGGTGAGAAATGTAGGCGCCAGTGTGGGACAGCAGTTGGGCGTAGCCCGTTCCCTCATAGGGTTTTATGTTGTTGGTCAGCTGTTGCAGCGTATCCAGCGAGAAATCCGCGGTAACGGAGCCGTAAAATTTGTTGTTGATGATGATGGGCACGGCAATGGAGGTCAGCAGGACATCGACGCCTTTGTAAGGGTAGCTATACGGTTCCAGAATCACTTCTTTCTGGAGTTTCTTCGGCAGCAGATAGTAATCGCCGCTGCCGGGCGTTTCATAATCCACCAGATTATGCAGCGCAACGTTGCCTGCGGTATCGCGGTCGACATAACGGACGAAGCGGCCTTGCGGATCCTGATCGGGCTGGCCAGCGTACTCTCGATCTTTGCCGTCGAACGCATCTGGTTCCCATGCCAGCGACATCGAAAGGAAATCAGGGTGGCTCTTCAGCGCATTCTTCAGCAGTGTTTCTGCGGTTTTCCGATCGGCGTTGCCTGCTTCTTGCAGGCTGACAACGCTCTGCACCAGATTGCGCGCTGCATGGAGTGCGACATCCAGTTTTTGCTGAATCAGGTAGCTGTTGGTATACGCCGTTTGCTCAAGATACTGCTGTGCGATGGTCTTTTGCTGCTGGCCGGATTGCCAGATCAGCAGGCCGATAGTGAGAATAAAACCGAGTGCGATAGTGGTAACGCCTGCCAGTAGCATCAGCGTCCGTGTGCTGAGTTTTCTTTTTGACGCGTCTGGTGAGGCGTGGATGTATGGGGTGCTGTGATTAACCGGTAACAGTGTTGTAGACATATGCGTAATATCCCCTGGGATATAAGCGCCTATACCCGTCAATTTAGGGTATATGGGTGCTTTTTTCATAAAAGAATCAGTGCATTACTGTCCTTTGTTTTTTATGGGCATTCCCTTATATGACTCGTATTTTTGTGATGAAAATCACAATTGTATTATCGGCGGGAAGCAATATCCCTTTAGGCTATTCACGAAAATGTCACAAATCAGCGCAGCCATAAACGGGCATTAATGTGATGACGGAGGCAAGGTGAGGCATGACACCTCACCGAGTGAGCGATGGGTTAAGCGGCGGGGCCTTTGCTGATGGAGTCGCGGATAATCAATTCGCCTTTGAAGTCTGGCGCAGGCAGGATGGTTTCACCTTCCAGCCGACACAGCAGCTTCTCAAGGGTATAGTTAATCATCTCTGCGACGGGGACGTGCACGGTAGTGAGCGGCGGGTAGAACCATGAGGCCATCGGCAAATCGTCGAACCCCAACAGCGAAACGTCCTGCGGAATCGTCAGGCCGTGTTCGCGCAACGCTTTTGCCGCGCCAATCGCCATATCGTCATTGCTGGCGACCAGTGCACTGAAGGTGGCCGCCTGTTGCAGCAGGATTTTTGCTGCCGTATAGCCGCTATCATGGGTCCAGTCGCCGGGTGCAACCCGCTTGTCGCTATAGGGAATCCCATTTTCCTCCAGCGCTTGCCGGTAGCCCGCTAGTCGGCTCGCGCCAGTGGGAGAATTCGCCGATCCGCAGATAAACGCAATATCACGGTGACCCTGCGCAATCAGGTAGTTGACGGCATTATGGCCGTGTTGTTGGTGGTCGGCGCAGATACTGTTGTCACCGTGCCGATGCAGCGTACGGTTGACGACCATGATCGGCTGTTCATGCTGTTCGATGATGCTTTCCAGTGCATCGATAGAAAGAAAGCGCGGATAGATAATGACGGCATCGCAGCGTAAATCGAGCAGAAACTGAATCGCTTCCCGTTCTTCTTCGGCGCTGTGTTTGCCGTCCGCCATGATGAGCTGCCGCCCGTATTTTTCCGTCATCGTCGCCGTTTGGAACAGCAATTCACTGAAATAGGGGCCGCTGTATAGCGTGTTGGTCACGACCAAACCAATGATTTGCGATTTGCTCGTGGCGAGCTGGCGCGCCAGCAGGTTGGGCCGGTAGCCAATCTCTTCGATCGCCCGGAATACCCGATCCCGCGTGGTTTTACTGACGTAGTTATTTCCCGTCAGCACGCGTGATACGGTGGCCTTGGAGACACCGGCTTTTTTCGCTACATCGAGCATGGTTACCATCGTACTTTCCCGTTCTCCTTTTGCGCAGCTTGATGCCGTCATTATAGGGAAAAATCCTCCTTTTTTATCATCAATGGCGAATGTAGGGATAAAAATATTCTCCACTTGCGCTATTTATGATCGCCTTCAAAAAACAGTAAAAACAATATGAAACCGGTTGCATATTATTTTTCGTCTTGCTTGAATAATAAAAAAACGGACGGTGAGGTGCAGTATGAATAAGATTTTACTCTGTTGCGCAGCAGGAATGTCTACCAGCATGCTGGTACAGCGAATGGAAAAGGTCGCCGAGCAAAAAGCGATCGCTGTTGAGATAAAAGCCGTAGGTTTTGAAGAGTTTAATGAACTCATTGAGCAATATGATTGCTGCCTTCTTGGTCCGCAGATTAAGTATAAACTTCCTGAATTCAAAGCAATAGCTGACGAAAAAGCGAAGCCGATTGCGGTTATTAATATGGTTGATTACGGCATGATGAATGGGGAGAAAGTCCTTAACGATGCCCTGGCGATGATCGCGTAATATAACGGGAGGAATAATGAGTAAATTAACTGAGTCATTATTCAGCGTTATCGAAAACCGTATTAGCCCGATTGCGGCGAAACTTTCCAGCCAGCGTCATGTTGTGGCAATTAAGGATGGATTCATTGCCTCCATGCCTTTCTTAATTGTCGGCTCTTTTATGATGTTATTTGCTCATCCGCCTTTTAGCCCGAACAGTGAATGGGCGTTTGCGCAGTGGTGGTTGGGGATGGTGGAACGCCACGGCGAACAGATCATGATGCCCTACAATATGACGATGGGCATTATGGCGGTGTATATCACCAGCGCCATCGCTTATAACCTGGCGCAGAGCTATAAAATGAACGGTTTTATGGCGGCCAGCCTGGCGCTGATGTCGTTTATGGTCGTGGCGGCGCCGCAAATCGACAAAAGCCTGCCGGTTGGGTCGCTGGGCGGCGAGGGGATTTTCACCGCGATTATCGTGGCGATCTATTCGACGGAACTGATGCATTTTTTGCAGAAGCACAATATTGGCATTCGCCTGCCGGAACAAGTACCGCCGAAAATCCGCCAGTCTTTCGATCTGCTGATCCCGATTCTTGCTATCTTCCTGACGCTTTTCCCGCTTAGCCTGTTTATGCAGAGCCAGTTCGGCATGCTGCTACCGCAGGCGATCATGGCCGTCTTTGCGCCGATTATTTCGGCATCTGACTCGTTACCCGCCATCCTGATCGCGGTACTGCTCTGTCACCTGCTGTGGTTTGCCGGGATTCACGGTGCTGTTATTGTTGGCGGCATTTTGCAGGCGTTCTGGCTGACCAACTTAGGGATCAATCAGGAAGCATTTAACGCGGGCGCACCGATCACCAAAATCTTTATTGAACCCTTCTGGCAGTTTTTCATCACGATAGGCGGCTCGGGAGCGACCATGGGGCTGGTCTTTCTCTATCTGCGCAGCCGTTCTGCTCACCTGCGATCCATCGGCAAACTGGCTGTGGTGCCGAGCATGTTCAACATCAACGAACCGGTGATTTTTGGTTCACCCGTCGTGATGAACCCGCTGCTGTTCATCCCGTTTATTACTGCGCCGTTGGTGAACGCCACCCTTGCCTATATCGCGTTAAAAACCGATTTAGTGCATCGCGTCATTTCTCTTGCGCCCTGGACAACGCCAGGCCCGATTGGCGCAGCCTGGTCTACGGGGTGGGACTGGCGTGCGGTCGTGCTGGTGGGGGTACTGATTGTCGTTTCGTCCTTAATCTATTACCCCTTCTTCAAAATGTATGAACGTCAGTTGGTCGAACAAGAAGTGGGTACAGCAGAGGAGGTAGTTAGCGATGCTCGATAAAACCATGCTCGATGAAACGACAGTCATGGAACTGATTATCTATGCGGGAGAGGCGCGATCCTGCTCAATGGAGGCGCTGAGCGCCGCCAGAAAATATGATTGGAACAAGGCTGAAGAACTGTTGAACACGGCTTCCGTTGCGGCGCGCAAAGCCCATCAAATCCAGACGGCCTTGATTGGTGCCGATGAGGGCAGCGGGAAAATCCCGGTCAACCTGATTCTGGTTCACGCGCAAGATCACCTGATGAACGCCATGCTATGCCGTGAATTGGTGGAGGAGCTGATTCAACTGCATCGGGAAATCGCCACCCTGAAGCAGTCTATTTATTAAACAGTCTATTCATTAAACACGCTATCCATTAAACCGCTTATAAATTAATAACATGTAAATCTGAACTAACGAAAAGGAAACAAGATGTCTGCTGAACAATTACCGAAAGACTTTCTGTGGGGCGGCGCGGTTGCGGCGCATCAAGTTGAAGGTGGTTGGGATCAAGGCGGCAAAGGCGTCAGCATCTGCGATGTTCTGTCCGGCGGTGCCCACGGCGTTGACCGTGTGATTACCGATGGCGTACAGCCTGGTGTCAGTTATCCGAATCATCAGGCGGTGGAGTTCTATTCCCACTATAAGCAGGATGTTGCCCTGTTTGCCGAAATGGGCTTCAAATGCTTCCGTACCTCGATTGCCTGGACGCGTATTTTCCCCAATGGTGATGAGCTGGAGCCGAATGAAGCGGGTCTGCAATTCTATGACGATCTGTTCGATGAACTACTGAAATACAACATCGAGCCCGTGATTACGCTGTCCCACTTTGAGATGCCGCATCATCTGGTTAAGCAGTACGGCGGCTGGCTGAACCGTAAAGTGGTGGATTTCTTTGTTCGCTATAGCGAAGTGGTCATGAAGCGTTACCAGTCCAAAGTGAAATACTGGATGACCTTCAATGAGATCAACAACCAGCGTAACTGGCAGTATCCGCTGTTTGGCTACTGCTGTTCCGGCGTGATTTTTACCGATCACGACAAGCCGGAGCAGGCGATGTACCAAACGCTGCACCATCAGTTTGTCGCCAGTGCGAAAGTGGTGAAGCTGGGTCATGAGATTAACCCGAACTTCAAAATTGGCTGCATGCTGGCGCTGGTACCGATCTATCCGTGGTCATGCCACCCGGATGACGTGATGTTTGCACAGGAAGCGATGCGTGAACGCCACCTGTTCGGTGACGTGCAATTGCGCGGTTACTACCCGTCTTACATCCTGAAAGAGTGGGCGCGCAAAGGCTATCAGATTGATATGCAGCCGGAAGACGAACAGACGCTGCGTGAAGGCTGCACGGATTATCTGGGCTTCAGCTACTACATGAGTAGCGCGGTACAGCTGGCGGCAAAAGGCCAGAAAAAAGAAGATGCGATTACGGGCTTTGACGGCGGCGTGAAAAACCCGCATGTGAAGGCATCGGAGTGGGGCTGGCAGATCGATCCGGTTGGTCTGCGCTATACGCTGAACAGCTTCTACGAGCGTTATCAGAAACCGATGTTCATTGTCGAAAACGGCTTTGGCGCGGTGGACAAGGTGGAAGCCGACGGCAGCATTAACGACGATTACCGCATCGAATATCTCAAAGCGCATATCGAGCAGATGAAAAAAGCCGTCGTGGAAGATGGCGTGGAGCTGATGGGCTATACCCCGTGGGGCTGCATCGACTGCGTGTCGTTCACCACCGGTCAGTACAGCAAACGCTATGGTTTCATTTACGTGGATAAACACGACGATGGCACCGGTACGTTCAAGCGCTCGAAGAAAAAGAGCTTTGACTGGTATAAGACAGTGATCTCCAGCAACGGCGCAGAACTATAACGGCGATTGCAGAACATGTTTGCCATATAGCCGTGCTTAACCGCACGGCTTTTTGCGTTGTGCGTCATACGCCTGTCACCCTGCCGTATTTCACTAACGACTTCATCGCTGAATCGCGTTAGCATGAAAACAGATAACTTGATGCTGGAAAAACTATGTCTGTAAAACTGATCGCTATTGATATGGACGGGACGTTGCTGACGCCCCAAAATCAAATTTCACCTGCGGTAAAAGCCGCGATTGCCGCCGCCAGAGAGAAAGGGGTGCAGGTGGTGCTGGCTACCGGCCGCCCCTATATCGGCGTTGAGCGTTATTTGATGGAGCTGGATTTACAGCAGGAAGGCTGTTACTGCATCACCAACAACGGTGCGCTGGTGCAGCGTACGGTCAACGGTGACTGCGTAGCGCAAACCGCGTTGAGCTTCGACGATTATCTCTATTTCGAAGCGCTGGCTTGCAAACTCGGCGTCCATTTCCACGCGTTGGACTTCAATTTCGTCTATACCGCCAATAAAGACATCAGCCCTTACACCATTCATGAATCTCACCTGACCGGGATGCCGTTGAAGTATCGTGCGGTTGAGGAAATGGATCGCAGCCTGACGTTCCCGAAAGTGATGATGATTGATGAACCAGAGATATTGGATCGCGCCATCAGCCAGATTCCACCGGAAGCGTTTGAACGCTACACCATCATGAAGAGTGCCGAATACTATCTGGAAATTTTGGATAAGCGCGTCAACAAAGGCGAAGGCGTGAAGATGCTGGCGGAGCACCTCGGCATTCCACGCGAAA
The genomic region above belongs to Pectobacterium colocasium and contains:
- a CDS encoding methyl-accepting chemotaxis protein; this encodes MSTTLLPVNHSTPYIHASPDASKRKLSTRTLMLLAGVTTIALGFILTIGLLIWQSGQQQKTIAQQYLEQTAYTNSYLIQQKLDVALHAARNLVQSVVSLQEAGNADRKTAETLLKNALKSHPDFLSMSLAWEPDAFDGKDREYAGQPDQDPQGRFVRYVDRDTAGNVALHNLVDYETPGSGDYYLLPKKLQKEVILEPYSYPYKGVDVLLTSIAVPIIINNKFYGSVTADFSLDTLQQLTNNIKPYEGTGYAQLLSHTGAYISHPDKARVTKKIENDPTLLEHVTTGQPYQIERDNAVLNTPAFNVYVPVTIGNTGTPWILGLSAPVNVVMAKTVQQRNLGLLLMVLSIVVVSGVLGIIFNRKVARPIGGEPSQAAQIALSVAQGDLTQTIPVQPKDDSSIFYAMNAMQAQLRGIAEQLISTSESVSHGATEIAAGNTDLASRTEQQAAALEETAASMEQITATVKQNADNAHNATTLAQNAAHIAQKGDKIVGQVVHIMSEIDDSSKKIADITSIINGIAFQTNILALNAAVEAARAGEQGRGFAVVANEVRNLAQRSASAVKDITALITESASRVDSGVTLVQSAGETMQDMLRAVTSVKDIMDEIVSASDEQSRGISQVTQAVHEMDGVTQQNAALVQEATAAAASLEEQARQLAQTVLVFKLS
- a CDS encoding LacI family DNA-binding transcriptional regulator encodes the protein MVTMLDVAKKAGVSKATVSRVLTGNNYVSKTTRDRVFRAIEEIGYRPNLLARQLATSKSQIIGLVVTNTLYSGPYFSELLFQTATMTEKYGRQLIMADGKHSAEEEREAIQFLLDLRCDAVIIYPRFLSIDALESIIEQHEQPIMVVNRTLHRHGDNSICADHQQHGHNAVNYLIAQGHRDIAFICGSANSPTGASRLAGYRQALEENGIPYSDKRVAPGDWTHDSGYTAAKILLQQAATFSALVASNDDMAIGAAKALREHGLTIPQDVSLLGFDDLPMASWFYPPLTTVHVPVAEMINYTLEKLLCRLEGETILPAPDFKGELIIRDSISKGPAA
- a CDS encoding PTS sugar transporter subunit IIB, producing MNKILLCCAAGMSTSMLVQRMEKVAEQKAIAVEIKAVGFEEFNELIEQYDCCLLGPQIKYKLPEFKAIADEKAKPIAVINMVDYGMMNGEKVLNDALAMIA
- a CDS encoding PTS sugar transporter subunit IIC, yielding MSKLTESLFSVIENRISPIAAKLSSQRHVVAIKDGFIASMPFLIVGSFMMLFAHPPFSPNSEWAFAQWWLGMVERHGEQIMMPYNMTMGIMAVYITSAIAYNLAQSYKMNGFMAASLALMSFMVVAAPQIDKSLPVGSLGGEGIFTAIIVAIYSTELMHFLQKHNIGIRLPEQVPPKIRQSFDLLIPILAIFLTLFPLSLFMQSQFGMLLPQAIMAVFAPIISASDSLPAILIAVLLCHLLWFAGIHGAVIVGGILQAFWLTNLGINQEAFNAGAPITKIFIEPFWQFFITIGGSGATMGLVFLYLRSRSAHLRSIGKLAVVPSMFNINEPVIFGSPVVMNPLLFIPFITAPLVNATLAYIALKTDLVHRVISLAPWTTPGPIGAAWSTGWDWRAVVLVGVLIVVSSLIYYPFFKMYERQLVEQEVGTAEEVVSDAR
- a CDS encoding PTS lactose/cellobiose transporter subunit IIA → MLDKTMLDETTVMELIIYAGEARSCSMEALSAARKYDWNKAEELLNTASVAARKAHQIQTALIGADEGSGKIPVNLILVHAQDHLMNAMLCRELVEELIQLHREIATLKQSIY
- a CDS encoding 6-phospho-beta-glucosidase, which produces MSAEQLPKDFLWGGAVAAHQVEGGWDQGGKGVSICDVLSGGAHGVDRVITDGVQPGVSYPNHQAVEFYSHYKQDVALFAEMGFKCFRTSIAWTRIFPNGDELEPNEAGLQFYDDLFDELLKYNIEPVITLSHFEMPHHLVKQYGGWLNRKVVDFFVRYSEVVMKRYQSKVKYWMTFNEINNQRNWQYPLFGYCCSGVIFTDHDKPEQAMYQTLHHQFVASAKVVKLGHEINPNFKIGCMLALVPIYPWSCHPDDVMFAQEAMRERHLFGDVQLRGYYPSYILKEWARKGYQIDMQPEDEQTLREGCTDYLGFSYYMSSAVQLAAKGQKKEDAITGFDGGVKNPHVKASEWGWQIDPVGLRYTLNSFYERYQKPMFIVENGFGAVDKVEADGSINDDYRIEYLKAHIEQMKKAVVEDGVELMGYTPWGCIDCVSFTTGQYSKRYGFIYVDKHDDGTGTFKRSKKKSFDWYKTVISSNGAEL
- the yidA gene encoding sugar-phosphatase; translated protein: MSVKLIAIDMDGTLLTPQNQISPAVKAAIAAAREKGVQVVLATGRPYIGVERYLMELDLQQEGCYCITNNGALVQRTVNGDCVAQTALSFDDYLYFEALACKLGVHFHALDFNFVYTANKDISPYTIHESHLTGMPLKYRAVEEMDRSLTFPKVMMIDEPEILDRAISQIPPEAFERYTIMKSAEYYLEILDKRVNKGEGVKMLAEHLGIPRESVMTLGDQQNDLAMIRYAGIGVAMGNAIDEVKEASQFVTRTNTEDGVAYAIEKFVLNS